GCTCGCGCTTTGGCTACCGATCCAAAATTCATCTTACTTGACGAACCGTTTGCCGGAGTTGACCCAGTGGCAGTAGAAGACATTCAACGCATTGTAGCGCAGTTAAAAAATAAAAACATTGGTATCCTGATTACCGACCATAACGTACAGGAAACCTTGGCGATTACCGATAAAACGTACTTAATGTTTGAAGGTGGTATTTTGAAAGCGGGAATTCCTGAAGAATTAGCCGAAGACGAAATGGTTAGAAAAGTATATCTCGGACAAAATTTCGAGCTTCGTAAAAAGAAACTGCATTTTTAAAAAAACAAAATCCGCTGCTAAGCGGATTTTTTATTGACCATATTATTGAGAACCGACAATAAGACATAAATCAAAATAATCAGCGGAACCGCCGTTATTTGAAGAAAAATCAGCAACAGTACTGAAACCGCTAAAAAGAAAATCTGCAATTTATACTTGGCAAAACTGAAATCCTTAATCTTTAAGGAAAACAAAGGAATCTCAGCATTCATAACAAAAGTACTCAAAAAAGTAATAGCAATTAAAACCCAAGAATGATACGAAAACTCCATGTCTATTTCTTGATGAAAATAGTCAGCCACAAGGGGTAAACTCGTTATAAACAAAGCATTGGCAGGTGTTGGCAGTCCTATAAAACTATCAGACTGACGCGTATCAATATTAAATTTGGCCAAACGATAACAAGCACCCAGCGTTATAATAAAGCCTAAGTAAGGCAAATAACTTTCCGAACCAAAAACAGTACTGTCAGCCATTAATTTGAACATCACATATCCCGGCACAACACCACTGGTAACCATATCAGCTAACGAATCCAATTGAACTCCTAAAGGCCCGGCTACTCCAAATTTTCGAGCAAAAAAACCATCAAAGAAGTCGAAGAAAATCCCAAGACACACAAAGTAAAAAGCCATTTCAAATTCAGAATTAGCTACAAAAACCAGCGCTACGCAGCCACTAAACAAATTAAGCATCGTAAACAAGTTGGGAATCTGGGCTTTGATA
Above is a genomic segment from Flavobacterium phycosphaerae containing:
- a CDS encoding CDP-alcohol phosphatidyltransferase family protein, with the protein product MNIKAQIPNLFTMLNLFSGCVALVFVANSEFEMAFYFVCLGIFFDFFDGFFARKFGVAGPLGVQLDSLADMVTSGVVPGYVMFKLMADSTVFGSESYLPYLGFIITLGACYRLAKFNIDTRQSDSFIGLPTPANALFITSLPLVADYFHQEIDMEFSYHSWVLIAITFLSTFVMNAEIPLFSLKIKDFSFAKYKLQIFFLAVSVLLLIFLQITAVPLIILIYVLLSVLNNMVNKKSA